CATGTAGCCCCCGGCGACATAGGCCGAGATCTTGTCTTCTTCGAGCTTGGTGACCACGTCCGGCGACTTGATGTCGGGGATGGTGTCGAACAGGTCCGAGGTGATCGCGTTGACGCGCACACGATCCGACCAGATCTTCAGCATGGTCATCGGCAGCAGCTTCTTCTTGCCCGAGTTCAGTTCGACCTCGAGATAACGGACCAGCTGCTCGGGGATGTCCACCCACATGTCGACGATCTTGCCGACCACTTCGGTATCCCCCGCCTGCACCGGCATCCCGCGCGGATCGCGACCGGCCGAAACCTTCATCTCGGTCTTGCGCATCGGCTGGATCTTGTTGTGACCATGCGCGTCAACCTCGGGTTCGTCCCGCCGCGGCACCCAGGAAGCCGGGCCCACGCCGTCCAGCATCGGGTTGCCGGTCGGACGGAACGGATAGCCTTCGTTGACCGAGGTGCGCTCGAGCGCGAGGTCGGTGCGACGGTGGGCTTCTTCGTTCTCGACCGAGGGAACGACGATCTTGCGGCCATCGGCCAGATCGAAGGTCTTGGGCGAGGGCACCGGGAACGGGCCCTGGTTGGGCGAGAGCTTGCCGTCGTCGTTTTCGAGCGGATAGCCTTCGCGCATGTTCTCGGTTTGCAGATAGTAGATCAGATAGGCGAGAAACGCCCAGAACGACCAGATTGCAAGACTGGCCAGATCGAAGTCTCCGAAGAAATTGACACCGACCATGTTGGTCCTCCTTTGTCAGGTTGGAAATTCGGCAAGGCCGATCCGAGCCTCGCCGGCTTCCGGCTTCTTGGGGAAAAGGCTGCCGGGGCGAACGAGCGGTCCGAGCACGGCAAGGGTGATGAAGAGCAGTCCGATTTCGGTCACATAGACCACCGTGTAGCCGAGCGCCGGGCTATGGAGTGACCCCAGATACCCCGCTGCGGCGGCGTGGGCAACGAGGTCACGCGTCGCACCCCCGATGAAGACCGCAAGCCCCGCCGCCGTGGCCTGCGCCGCACCCCAGGCGCCGAGCGCGATGCCGGAAGCACCCCGCACGACCACCATCATCGCCACGGTCAGCGTGGCAATTCCGAACATGCCGCTGCCAAGGCCGATGCCCATGGCAGAAGCGAAGAACAGCACCTTGCTGCCGAAAAGCGGCGAGAACAGCACCGCCGTAAAGGCGACGATGCCGACCAGAAGCCCGCGCGCAGCGACGCGATGCGCCACGGCCCCTTGCGAAAGGCGCCGTGCCGACCAGATGAAACCGACAAGCGCGCCAAAGGCCCAGCCCGCGGTGAGCCAGGTCGTCTGCCCCACCTTCAGGCCAAGCACCTGACCGCCATAGGGTTCGAGAAGCACGTCCTGCATCGAAAAGGCAAGCGTGCCGACCATGACCGTGGCCAGAAGCCGCAGGGCGCCGGTCTCGGCCGCCAGAAGCCCCCAGGCCTCGCGGAAGCTTTGCCGCGGGGCTTCGCGTTCGGCCTTGGTCATCGGCCGCATCACTTCCTGTTTCCACAGCGCAATGACGTTCAGAACCAGCGTCATCGCCCCGCAGCCCTGCACGACGCGGATCAGGGTGATCTGGTCGAAGTCGCGCAGCAGCCAGCCGACGATGACGGCGGAAATGCCCATGCCGATCAGGAACATCACGTAAAGCAGCGCCACCACCTGCGGCCGGGTTTCCTCGGTCGCGCGGTCGGCGGCCAGCGCCAGACCCGCGGTCTGCGTCATGTGCATGCCGACGCCCGCCATCAGGAAGGCCACGCCCGCAAAGGCCTCGCCCGCCCAGGCGGGGCCCATGGTCTGATCGCCCGACAGCAGGATCAGCGAGAACGGCATCAGCGCCAGCCCGCCCATCTGCCAGAGCGAACCGAACCACAGATAGGGCACCCGCTTCCAGCCAAGCGCCGAGCGGTAGGTGTCGGAGCGGTGGCCAAGAATGGCGCGGAACGGCGCCACCAGCACCGGGATCGAGATCATCGCGGCGACGACAAGCGCGGGCACGCCCAGCTCCAGGATCATCACCCGGTTGAGCGTGCCCAGAAGCAGCACCTGCGCCATGCCGACGGAAACCTGAAACAGCGACAGCCGCAGCAATTGCCGCAGCGGCAGGGTTTCGGACGCCGCATCGGCGAAGGGCAGCCAGGTCATCGCCAGCGAACCGATCATGCGGCGGGAGAGTATCATGGCCGATACTCCAGGCATTCCGAGATGTAGAAACCGCGCGCGACGCGGTCGATCTTGATCAGGCTGTCGCCCGCATGGCGCTGCAGCTTGTCCAGCGCATGCGGGATCATCACCGGCGAGCGGTTCGAGCGCGGGAAAAGCTTGCCCAGCCACCAGAACGCCATCAGGAAGGCCGTTTTCGGCGCGACGGTGAAGACGATGGCGCTGTGCGTGCGCTTGCCCAGTTCCGTCAGCACCCGGCCGATATCCGGCGCGCGGTAATAGATCAGGCTGTCCATCGCGACGACATAATCGAACTGGCCAAGGGCCGGGTCCGCCATGTCGCCGACATGGAAGCTGACCTTGCCGCGCAGCTCGGGCGGCAGGCGGTCCTTGGCGATGTCGATCAGCTGCGGCGAGATATCCACCGCCACCACATCGGCGCCGCGCCGGGCCAGTTCCACCGTCGTCAGCCCGGTGCCGCAACCCGCATCCATGACGCGGCAGCCGGTCAGATCGTCGGGCAGGCGCGAGAGCATGACGGCGCGCATCGTGTCGCGGCCTTCGCGGACGGTCTGGCGGACCTTGCTCACCTTTTCATCCGCGGTGGTCAGCCGCGCCCAGGCACGGGTCGCGGTGCGGTCGAAATAGTGTTCGACGCGGTTGCGGATCTCTGCGTAATCGGAGGGCATCTCAGTCGAATCCCAGAAGTTCGAAGATATGGCGATCGGTCAGCGGCTCGGGCGTCAGGCCCGGCTCGCCGGTCGAGCGCCAGAGCGTCTCGGCCAGACGGATGTATTCGGCACGCGCCATCACCACATCCTCGGCGTCGTCCATCTCGAAGAGCGTGCGCTTCTTCAGCCGCGACCGGCGGATGCTGTCCAGATCCGGCATATGGGCGATGCGCTTGAAGTTGGCGGCCTCGCAGTAGCGGTCCACCTCGTTCGTCTCGCGCGAGCGGTTCGCCACGCAGCCCGCCAGACGGACCTTGTAGTTCACCGATTTCGCCTGCACCGCCGCGATGATGCGGTTCATCGCATAGATGCTGTCGAAGTCGTTCGCGGTCACGATCAGCGCCCGGTCGGCATGTTGCAGCGGCGCCGCAAAGCCGCCGCAGACAACGTCGCCCAGAACGTCGAAGACCACCACGTCAGTGTCTTCCAGAAGGTGATGCTGCTTGAGCAGTTTCACCGTCTGACCCACCACATAGCCGCCGCAGCCGGTGCCCGCGGGCGGGCCGCCCGCTTCGACGCACATCACGCCGTTGAAGCCTTCGGTCACGTAATCCTCGGGGCGCAGCTCTTCGGGGTGGAAGTTCACCTGCTTGAGGATGTCGATCACGGTTTCCTGCAGCCGACCCGTCAGGGTGAAGGTGCTGTCATGTTTCGGATCGCAGCCGATCTGCAGCACGCGCTTGCCCAGAAGCGAGAACGCGGCCGAGAGGTTCGAGGAAGTCGTCGATTTGCCGATCCCCCCCTTGCCATAGACCGAGAACACGCGCGCGCCGCCGACATCGAGGCCGATGTCTTCGCTGTCGTGCACCTGCACCGAGCCCTCGCCGTCACCGTCGAAGCCCTTCAGGTCGGGAATATCGTCGCGCGGGCTCATGCGGCCCTCCTTTTCGTAGTCGTCCATCTCATTCTGCCGCAACGCCTTCCATCCGGTCTTCGAGCTCGTCCGCCGCGGCTTGCAAAGCCGCCAGCGTCGCCGGATCCGGCTGCCAGTAGTTGCGGTCTGAAGCTTCCAGAAGCCGTTGCGCCATCCGGCTTGACGCAGCCGAGTTCAGGCTGGCCAGACGCTCGCGCATCTCGTCGTCAAGGACAAAGGTTTCCGAAAGCCGTTGATAGACCCAAGGCTCAACCTGCCCTGTCGTGGCGGACCAGCCAAGGGTGTTCGTGACCTGCGCTTCGATCTGCCGCACGCCTTCGGCCCCGTGTTTCAGCAACCCTTCGTAGAATTTCGGGTTGAGCGAGCGGGCCCGGGTTTCCAGCGCGATCTGGTCTTGCAGCGTGCGCACCGTGCCCGCGCCGCGGGTCTGGTCGCCGATATAGACCGGCGTTTCCTTGCCGCCCTGCGCCCGTTTCGTCGCCCGCGCGATGCCGCCCAGCGTGTCGAAATAGTGATCGACGGTGGTCACGCCCAGTTCGACGGATTCAAGGTTCTGATAGGCCAGATCGACCTTGGACAGCACGTTTTGCAGCAGGTTCACCTGTTTCGTCGACTTGCCGTCGCGGCCATAGGCAAAGGACTTGCGGGCCTCATAGGCATCGGCCAGCTCGTCTTCGTCGCCAAACCCGGCCGAGCCGACCAGCGTGTTGACGTTCGAGCCGTAAGCCCCTTCGGCATTCGAGAACACCCGCAGCGAGGCGGTCTCGAAGTCCATTCCGGTGTCCTGCATCGTCGCCAGCACATTGGCGCGGATGAAGTTCTGCGCCAGGGGCTCGTTTTCCGCGCTGGCGCACAGATAGGCGGCCTCGGCCAGAAGCTTCGTCTGCAAGGGCAGCAGGTCGCGGAAGATGCCCGAGAGCGTCATCACCACGTCGATGCGCGGACGGCCCAGTTCCGAAAGCGGGATCAGCTCCGCCCCGGCCAGGCGCCCGTAATTGTCGAACCGCGGCCGCGCGCCCATCAGCGCCAGCGCCTGACCGATCGGACCACCGTCCGACTTGATGTTGTCCGACCCCCACAGAACCAGCGCGATCGAGCGCGGCAGGGTGGGGTGCGTGGCGAGCAACCGCGCCGCCTGCGCCGCGCCGTCCTTGATCGCAAAGGCGGTCGGCATGCGGAACGGGTCGAAGGCGTGGATGTTGCGCCCCGTGGGCAGGATCTCGGGCGAGCGCACCAGATCGCCCCCCGGCACCGGCGGCACGTAGCGGCCATCGAGCGCGTGCAAAAGCCCCGCGATTTCATGCTCTTCCTGCAGAAGCTTGTCCGCCCGCGCACGGTCGGCATTCTCCGGCATCAGGGCCAGCATCTCGGCCCGCGCCTCTGCCGTCATCGGACGGCCGACGACATGCAGGCCTTCGGTGATCAGCGCGCCCTCGGTTTCCAGGAGTTTCTCCCACAGCGTGGAAAGGTCGCTGGCGTCCATGTTCACGCCCTTGGCCTGCTCGCGCACAAGCGCTTCCAGGTCTTCACGCTCGGGCGAGTCGGGCGGCAGGGCGCGCAGACGGCCAAGGCTTTCCTTGATCTCGGCCAGGCCCTTGTACAGCCCCGATTGTGCGAGCGGCGGGGTCAGGTGCGAGACGATCACCGCATTCGAGCGGCGTTTCGCCAGCGTCGCTTCCGACGGGTTGTTGGCGGCATACAGATAGACGTTCGGCAGGTTGCCGATCAGCCGATCCGGCCAGCAGCTTTCGCACATGCCCGCCTGTTTGCCGGGCATGAACTCAAGCGCCCCGTGCATGCCGAAATGCAACAGCGTGTCGGCGGCGAAATCCTCGCGCAGCCAGCGGTAGAAGGCCGCAAAGGCATGGGTCGGCGCGAAGCCTTTCTCAAAAAGGAGCCGCATCGGGTCGCCCTCGTAGCCGAAGACCGGCTGCAGGCCGACGAAGACATTGCCGAACTGACGGCCAAGGACAAACACGTCCCGCCCGTCGGTCTGGTGCTTGCCGGGGGTCGAGCCCCAGGCGGCTTCGATGTCTTTGAGCCATTTCGTGCGGGCGACGAATTCGGCGGCCGGAATCCGGGCCGCGATCTGCGCCGGTTGGCCATGCGTCGTGTTCGGACCGCACAGCACCGCATCGCGCAGCTCCTGCACGCTTTCGGGCAGCTCGCCCATCTGGTAGCCCGAGGCCTTCATCGCGTGCATCACGTTGAAAAGGCTCTCAAAGACCGAGAGATAAGCGGCGGTCCCGGCAGCGCCCGCATTCGGCGGGAAGCCGTAAAGCACGATGCCGACCTTGCGTTCCGCGACCTTCGAGCGGCGCAGCTTCGCCATGCGGACGACCTTGTCCACCAGCGTCTCGATCCGCTCGGGGCAGGGGGCCATGGCGTGGCTTTCGGCTTCCGGATCGGGTTTGCAGCCGCGCGCACAGGTCAGGCAGCCCGCCGGATCATGGCGGCCGGCAAAGACGGTCGGGTTCGTCGCGCCGTCGATTTCCGGCAGCGCGATCAGCATGGTGGTTTCCACCGGGCCGAGCCCGCCGCCCGAGGCCCGCCATTGCCCAAGCGTCTGGAATTCCAGCGGCTGCGCGGTGACGTAAGGCACATCCAGCGCTTTCAGCGTTTCGACCGCCGCATCGCTGTCGTTATAGGCCGGGCCACCCACAAGCGAGAAGCCCGAGAGCGACAGCAGCGTGTCGATCTTGCCGTGCAGGAATTCCTCGATCGCCGGGCGGCCATCCAGCCCCCCGGCAAAGGCGGGCAGAACGGCGACGCCATGCGCCTGCAATTCGCGGATCACCGCATCATAATGCGCGGTGTCCTTGGCGAGGATATAGCTGCGCAGCATCAGGATGCCGATCGTGGCGACCGGGTTTGCGGGTTGCGGCAGCTTGGCGGGATCGGTGGTGATCCGGCCCGGCATGTCGGGGTGATAAAGCCCGACCTCGGGGTAGTCGATCGGCGCCGCCGCCTTGATGCCGCGCCAGTCGCGGTTGTCGGCATAGCGGCCCACCAGATAGCGGACCATCGATTCGATGTTGTCCTCGGACCCGCCCAGCCAATATTGCATGCACAGGAACCAGGCGCGCAGATCCTGCGCCTTGCCCGGGATGAATTTCAGCATCTTGGGGATCGTGCGCAGCATCGACATCTGCTTTTCGGCCGATCCCGCGCCCGGCTCGGACTTGCCGCGCAGCTTTTTCAAAAGCGCCATCGGCCCCGAAGCGGGCTTGGTCATGTCCAGATCGCCCATCTTCGTCAGACGAACGATCTGCGGATCGGCAACCATGCCGACAAAGGCATCCAGATTGTCGCGCACGGCGGTCATCTCGGGCAGGATCGCCTGCAGATGCTCGTCGATGAACAGAAGGTTCGCGACAACGATATTCGCGCCAAGGACGGCCGCTTTCGCAGCCGCCAGCTTGGCCGGGTTTTCCGACCATTCGGCGGCGGCATGGACGGACACATGGATGTCGGGGAAGTCGTGTTGCAGCCGCGGCAGCGCGCGGGCAGCCGGACCGGCGGCATGCTGGTCAAGCGTGATGATCACGACGTTATAGCCGCCCGGACGGTGCGGCGGCAGCGGCATGGTTCCGCTCATCGACTCATCGTGCATAATGGGCCTTGGCCTCATAGAGGGTTTCGACGGTAATGTCGCACACGCCTTTGTGCGCGGCATAAAGTTCGGTGTTGCGCTTGGCCTTGCCCCGGACAAAGAACGGGATCTTGCGCAATTCGCGCTCGGCCTCGGGCATCCAGCGGATTTCACCGCTGGCCTGGGTCACGACTACCGGCGAGGGCGCTGCCGGGGTGTCGGAGGTCGCCGCTGGGGCCAGATCGGCCGGGGCAACAGGGGATTCTTCGCGCGCGACCGCCTTGCCGCCATGATGGCTGGCCCCGGCCGCGTCGTGGAATTCGAAATCTTCGCGGAACATCGTCAGCAGATGTTCCTCAAGGCCCATCACCAGCGGATGCACCCAAGTGTCAAAAAGGACGTTCGCGCCTTCAAAGCCCATTTGCGGGGCGTAGCGGGCGGGGAAGTCCTGCACATGGACGGGCGCCGAGATCACCGCGCAGGGCAGGCCCAGCTTCTTGGCGATGTTGCGTTCCATCTGCGTGCCAAGGATCAGCTCCGGCGCCGCAGCCTCGATCGCCTTTTCGACCTCGAGGTAATCGTCGGTAATGAGCGCCTCGAGCCCGTATTCGGCGGCCGCGGTGCGCAGGGGCCGCGCCATCTCGCGGTTGTAGCAGCCCATGCCGACGACTTCGAAGCCGACTTCCTTGGCGGCGATCCGCGCCGCGGCGATGACATGGGTGCCGTCGCCAAAGATGAAGACGCGCTTGCCGGTGAGGTAAGTGGAGTCGACCGAGGCCGACCACCAGGGTTGCCGCAGCGTCGATTCGTCGGTGACGACGGGCAGGCCGGTGATCTTGCTCACTTCCGCCAGGAAATCGCGGGTGGCGCCAACGCCGATCGGCACGATCTTGGTGAAGGGCTGCTTGCAGGCGCGTTCCAGATGGCGGGCCGCCGATTCCCCGGTTTCGGGATACATCAGCACGTTGAAATGCGCCTGACCGAGCTTGCGCAGATCATCGGGGCTGGCGCCTAAGGGCGCGCAGACATTGACCTTGATCCCCATCGTGGCCAGAAGCTTCGTCACCTCGGCCACGTCGTCGCGATGCCGGAAGCCAAGCGCGGTGGCGCCGAGAAGGTTGCAGGTCACCTCGGGCGTGCGCTCCATCGGCACGGCCAAAGCCCGGACCAGCGCCCGGAAGGTCTCGTCCGCGCCATAGTTTTCCTTGCGCGAATAGCTCGGCAGTTCCAGCGGCACGACCGGCACGGGCAGGTTCAGCGCGCGGGAAATCCCGTTCGGATCGTCTTGCAAGAGTTCCGCCGTGCAGGTCAGCGCCACGGCCATCGCCTGCGGCTTGTAGCGGGCATGGGCGGCGGCCAGCGCGTCTTTCAGCAGAATCGCGGTGTCGGTCCCCATATGGGACGCTTCGAAGGTGGAAAAGCTCACCGGCGGGCGGGCATTGCGGCGCTCGATCATCGTGAAGAGAAGATCGGCGTAAGTGTCGCCTTGGGGGCCGTGCAGCACCAGCTGCAGGTCCTTCATCGCCGTGGCAACACGCATCGCGCCGACATGCGGCGGGCCCTCATAGGTCCAGAGCGTCAGCTTCATGCCGCGCCTCCGTTCAGCAATGCACGACGGCGCAACGGGCGCGAGAACAACCCGGCCAGATCCCCCGCCTGCTCGTAGAAATGCACCGGCGTGAACACCAGTTCGATTGCCCACTTCGTCGCATGACCCTTGGCCTCGAGCGGGTTCGCAAGGCCCAGACCGCAGACGGTCAGATCGGGGTTGATCGCCTCGTGCCGGTCGAGTTGCGCCTCAAGGTCCTGACCCTCGGTCAGCGCGGTGTTCGAAGGCAGAAGCGCCAGATCCGGGGCCATGATCGCCTTGTGCAGGAAGGGGGTGGCGATCTCGGTCGTCTTCATGCCGCATTCGCGCGCGAGGAACCGCGCCAGCGGAATTTCCAGCTGGCTGTCGGGGAACATGAAAAGCGACTTGCCGGTGAGCGTTTCAAGATGCGCGGCAATCGCCTTTTTTGCCCGCGCGCGCGGCGCGGCGGTGACGGCTTCGAATTTTTCAGCCGAAACGCCATAGGCATCGGCCACGGCCTTGAGCCAGAGCGTCGTGCCTTCCTCGCCAAAGGGGAAGGGGGCCGCGATGCGTTTCGCCCCGCGCCGTTCCAGCGCGCCGGTGGTTTCGCCCAGGAAGGGCTGCGCCAGAATGAACCGGGTGTTCGGGCCGACGGCGGGCTCGATGTCGGAGCGCCGCGCGGGCAGCATCCGCACCGGGCCGACGCCCAGCTGGGTCAGAAGCGAGAGGCACTGATCCTCGACCACATCGGGCAGGGCGCCGACGACGATCAGCTCGGCCGCCTCGGTGGTGTCGAGCGTCGGCACCATCGCGGCAAGGCAGGTGTCTTCCCCTTGCGTGAAGGTCGTATCAAGCCCCGAGCCGGTGTAGCTGTAAACCCGCACATGCGGCGCATGAAGGCCGCTCAACCGCTCGGCCGCGCGGTCCAGATCCAGCTTCAGCACTTCCGAGGGGCAGGAGCCGACAAGGAACAGCTGCCGGATATCGGGGCGGCGCTCCAGAAGCTTCGCCACCTCGCGGTCCAGTTCCTTGTGCGCATCGGCGAGCCCCGCCAGATCCTGTTCCTCCAGAACGGCGGTGCCGAAACGCGGCTCGGCAAAGATCATCACGCCCGCGGCGGCCTGCAACAGATGCGCACAGGTGCGCGAGCCGACGACCAGAAAGAAAGCATCCTGCATCTTGCGGTGCAGCCAGACGATCGAGGTCAGGCCGCAAAACACGGCTTTCTGACCACGCTCGCGCCGCACCGGAGAATCGGTGCAGCCGAAAGTCGGCGAATCGAGGCTCATCGCGTCCCCCGTTCCATCACCAGGGTGCCGGCGTCTTCGGAAGCTGCCTGAAGCCGCGCCTGACGCAGTTTCCACAGGAACTGTCCGGCGTTGATGACATAGGTTGCATAGGCAGCCAGCGCGATGAACATCTGCATGTTGTCAGGCTGGCCGGTGAAAAGCGCCCAGAGATAGGCCGTGTGCAGCGCGATCACCCCAAAGGAAAACACGTCTTCCCAAAAGAAGGCGGGGGCGAAAAGATACTGCCCGAACACGACTTTTTCCCAGATCGCTCCGGTCACCATGATCGTGTAAAGCAAAAGCGTCTTGATCAGGATCGAGATCGTCGCAGCCTCGTAACCCTCTCCGGTGAAAAGGAATCTCACCACAAGGACGAGCGAGACACCGAAGGCCAGGAACTGCAGCGGGGCCAGGATGGCCTGCACCAATGTCCACGGCGTCGCGTCCCTGCGGGCGCGTTCTTCCTCGGTGTAGAGTGCTTTTCGCGACGGGTTTTGGGGGGAGTTCGGCATAGTGGCAGCCAGCCTTTCTTCGTGA
This DNA window, taken from Rhodobacter capsulatus SB 1003, encodes the following:
- the puhA gene encoding photosynthetic reaction center subunit H, which translates into the protein MVGVNFFGDFDLASLAIWSFWAFLAYLIYYLQTENMREGYPLENDDGKLSPNQGPFPVPSPKTFDLADGRKIVVPSVENEEAHRRTDLALERTSVNEGYPFRPTGNPMLDGVGPASWVPRRDEPEVDAHGHNKIQPMRKTEMKVSAGRDPRGMPVQAGDTEVVGKIVDMWVDIPEQLVRYLEVELNSGKKKLLPMTMLKIWSDRVRVNAITSDLFDTIPDIKSPDVVTKLEEDKISAYVAGGYMYAKGVKPYAL
- a CDS encoding PucC family protein, which gives rise to MILSRRMIGSLAMTWLPFADAASETLPLRQLLRLSLFQVSVGMAQVLLLGTLNRVMILELGVPALVVAAMISIPVLVAPFRAILGHRSDTYRSALGWKRVPYLWFGSLWQMGGLALMPFSLILLSGDQTMGPAWAGEAFAGVAFLMAGVGMHMTQTAGLALAADRATEETRPQVVALLYVMFLIGMGISAVIVGWLLRDFDQITLIRVVQGCGAMTLVLNVIALWKQEVMRPMTKAEREAPRQSFREAWGLLAAETGALRLLATVMVGTLAFSMQDVLLEPYGGQVLGLKVGQTTWLTAGWAFGALVGFIWSARRLSQGAVAHRVAARGLLVGIVAFTAVLFSPLFGSKVLFFASAMGIGLGSGMFGIATLTVAMMVVVRGASGIALGAWGAAQATAAGLAVFIGGATRDLVAHAAAAGYLGSLHSPALGYTVVYVTEIGLLFITLAVLGPLVRPGSLFPKKPEAGEARIGLAEFPT
- the bchM gene encoding magnesium protoporphyrin IX methyltransferase, with the translated sequence MPSDYAEIRNRVEHYFDRTATRAWARLTTADEKVSKVRQTVREGRDTMRAVMLSRLPDDLTGCRVMDAGCGTGLTTVELARRGADVVAVDISPQLIDIAKDRLPPELRGKVSFHVGDMADPALGQFDYVVAMDSLIYYRAPDIGRVLTELGKRTHSAIVFTVAPKTAFLMAFWWLGKLFPRSNRSPVMIPHALDKLQRHAGDSLIKIDRVARGFYISECLEYRP
- the bchL gene encoding ferredoxin:protochlorophyllide reductase (ATP-dependent) iron-sulfur ATP-binding protein, whose amino-acid sequence is MSPRDDIPDLKGFDGDGEGSVQVHDSEDIGLDVGGARVFSVYGKGGIGKSTTSSNLSAAFSLLGKRVLQIGCDPKHDSTFTLTGRLQETVIDILKQVNFHPEELRPEDYVTEGFNGVMCVEAGGPPAGTGCGGYVVGQTVKLLKQHHLLEDTDVVVFDVLGDVVCGGFAAPLQHADRALIVTANDFDSIYAMNRIIAAVQAKSVNYKVRLAGCVANRSRETNEVDRYCEAANFKRIAHMPDLDSIRRSRLKKRTLFEMDDAEDVVMARAEYIRLAETLWRSTGEPGLTPEPLTDRHIFELLGFD
- a CDS encoding magnesium chelatase subunit H; this encodes MSGTMPLPPHRPGGYNVVIITLDQHAAGPAARALPRLQHDFPDIHVSVHAAAEWSENPAKLAAAKAAVLGANIVVANLLFIDEHLQAILPEMTAVRDNLDAFVGMVADPQIVRLTKMGDLDMTKPASGPMALLKKLRGKSEPGAGSAEKQMSMLRTIPKMLKFIPGKAQDLRAWFLCMQYWLGGSEDNIESMVRYLVGRYADNRDWRGIKAAAPIDYPEVGLYHPDMPGRITTDPAKLPQPANPVATIGILMLRSYILAKDTAHYDAVIRELQAHGVAVLPAFAGGLDGRPAIEEFLHGKIDTLLSLSGFSLVGGPAYNDSDAAVETLKALDVPYVTAQPLEFQTLGQWRASGGGLGPVETTMLIALPEIDGATNPTVFAGRHDPAGCLTCARGCKPDPEAESHAMAPCPERIETLVDKVVRMAKLRRSKVAERKVGIVLYGFPPNAGAAGTAAYLSVFESLFNVMHAMKASGYQMGELPESVQELRDAVLCGPNTTHGQPAQIAARIPAAEFVARTKWLKDIEAAWGSTPGKHQTDGRDVFVLGRQFGNVFVGLQPVFGYEGDPMRLLFEKGFAPTHAFAAFYRWLREDFAADTLLHFGMHGALEFMPGKQAGMCESCWPDRLIGNLPNVYLYAANNPSEATLAKRRSNAVIVSHLTPPLAQSGLYKGLAEIKESLGRLRALPPDSPEREDLEALVREQAKGVNMDASDLSTLWEKLLETEGALITEGLHVVGRPMTAEARAEMLALMPENADRARADKLLQEEHEIAGLLHALDGRYVPPVPGGDLVRSPEILPTGRNIHAFDPFRMPTAFAIKDGAAQAARLLATHPTLPRSIALVLWGSDNIKSDGGPIGQALALMGARPRFDNYGRLAGAELIPLSELGRPRIDVVMTLSGIFRDLLPLQTKLLAEAAYLCASAENEPLAQNFIRANVLATMQDTGMDFETASLRVFSNAEGAYGSNVNTLVGSAGFGDEDELADAYEARKSFAYGRDGKSTKQVNLLQNVLSKVDLAYQNLESVELGVTTVDHYFDTLGGIARATKRAQGGKETPVYIGDQTRGAGTVRTLQDQIALETRARSLNPKFYEGLLKHGAEGVRQIEAQVTNTLGWSATTGQVEPWVYQRLSETFVLDDEMRERLASLNSAASSRMAQRLLEASDRNYWQPDPATLAALQAAADELEDRMEGVAAE
- the bchB gene encoding ferredoxin:protochlorophyllide reductase (ATP-dependent) subunit B → MKLTLWTYEGPPHVGAMRVATAMKDLQLVLHGPQGDTYADLLFTMIERRNARPPVSFSTFEASHMGTDTAILLKDALAAAHARYKPQAMAVALTCTAELLQDDPNGISRALNLPVPVVPLELPSYSRKENYGADETFRALVRALAVPMERTPEVTCNLLGATALGFRHRDDVAEVTKLLATMGIKVNVCAPLGASPDDLRKLGQAHFNVLMYPETGESAARHLERACKQPFTKIVPIGVGATRDFLAEVSKITGLPVVTDESTLRQPWWSASVDSTYLTGKRVFIFGDGTHVIAAARIAAKEVGFEVVGMGCYNREMARPLRTAAAEYGLEALITDDYLEVEKAIEAAAPELILGTQMERNIAKKLGLPCAVISAPVHVQDFPARYAPQMGFEGANVLFDTWVHPLVMGLEEHLLTMFREDFEFHDAAGASHHGGKAVAREESPVAPADLAPAATSDTPAAPSPVVVTQASGEIRWMPEAERELRKIPFFVRGKAKRNTELYAAHKGVCDITVETLYEAKAHYAR
- a CDS encoding ferredoxin:protochlorophyllide reductase (ATP-dependent) subunit N; translated protein: MSLDSPTFGCTDSPVRRERGQKAVFCGLTSIVWLHRKMQDAFFLVVGSRTCAHLLQAAAGVMIFAEPRFGTAVLEEQDLAGLADAHKELDREVAKLLERRPDIRQLFLVGSCPSEVLKLDLDRAAERLSGLHAPHVRVYSYTGSGLDTTFTQGEDTCLAAMVPTLDTTEAAELIVVGALPDVVEDQCLSLLTQLGVGPVRMLPARRSDIEPAVGPNTRFILAQPFLGETTGALERRGAKRIAAPFPFGEEGTTLWLKAVADAYGVSAEKFEAVTAAPRARAKKAIAAHLETLTGKSLFMFPDSQLEIPLARFLARECGMKTTEIATPFLHKAIMAPDLALLPSNTALTEGQDLEAQLDRHEAINPDLTVCGLGLANPLEAKGHATKWAIELVFTPVHFYEQAGDLAGLFSRPLRRRALLNGGAA
- the bchF gene encoding 2-vinyl bacteriochlorophyllide hydratase translates to MPNSPQNPSRKALYTEEERARRDATPWTLVQAILAPLQFLAFGVSLVLVVRFLFTGEGYEAATISILIKTLLLYTIMVTGAIWEKVVFGQYLFAPAFFWEDVFSFGVIALHTAYLWALFTGQPDNMQMFIALAAYATYVINAGQFLWKLRQARLQAASEDAGTLVMERGTR